The genomic window TCTGGGAAACCTGGTGGTAAATCTTCCTCATTTAACTTAGTTGTTGCGGGCAACTTGTACTAATATTCATCACACAGGAAAAAATTATACCTACTCAATAGCCTCCAGAGGCGAGTCCTCACCTTCCGAGTCATTTGGCATCTCGTACACACCATACAGGTCCGACCAAAACTGCAAGTCTCAGCAAGATGTCGACGATGATATCCAGAGACTGGCAGGTTACTATTCCTTTGTCCGAGTCTACGGCACAGACTGTGACCAAGTTCCTCTGCTGTACTCTGCAGCCAAGAAGCATGACATGAAGCTCTTCTTGGGTATATGGAACCCGTCCTCTGTTGAAGATGAAGCCAACAAGATAATTTCTGGGGTCGACGGTGACTGGGACATGGTGCACACAGTCAGTGTTGGAAACGAGCGAGTCAACAACGGCGAGGCATCTCCGCAGGATCTGATTTGGTCGATGAGCAAGGCGCGGTCGATTCTCCGAGAAGCGGGCTACGATGGCCCCGTGGTCATAGTAGATACCTTCACGGCGGTTCTAGCCCATCCCGAGCTGTGTGACGAGTCGGACTACTGTGCTATCAATGCACATGCCTTTTTTGACGGCACGATTGCTGCGTCGCAATCTGGGGAATGGTTGAAAGACACCGTATCCAAGATTCAATCTAGGATTGCCGCAGACAAGAAGGTCGTGGTTGCCGAAACTGGTTGGCCAATGCAGGGTGGCACGAATGGACTCGCAGTTCCCGGTTTGGATAATCAGAAAGTGGCCTTAGATGCCATCAGGGAAGAATTTGTTGATCGTCCACAAGACGTCATTCTATTCTCTGCTTTCAATGACTTGTGGAAACAGAAGAATTCGGCAACTTTTGAGGCGGATCCGTTTTGGGGTATCGGCGGCGCGGTTTCCTCATGCGATGAGTAGCCCACGCACGAACCTTTGCCTTTTACATAGCAGACCCAATCTGTACAATATTTTCATTACACATGATTCGGCGGGATGAGAATGTCCGGTGGTTTTGCTACCGTTTCCGTAATTATCGTTTGCCTTGGTCTTGATTCACATACCGTGACATGTGCGGCGCGCATAACAAATAATTCTCGTAGTGTAACGAAATACTTAGGGACAAAATGGTTCATGGGTACGAGGCCTGAGATAGCTACAGAAAAGTCAATGAGAAAACTAgccctccttgtcctcgagggTAAATTCATCCAGCGTCTTGAAACGCCCCAGCATTGTCAACACGATATTTATGAATCGTAGCCACCAATACAAGTAAGCATTCTCAATTTCCCTGCGTGTCCCTCCCTGCATATACATCATATTATCTATTATCTGAACAGACAGCTAGTGGCGAAAGTCGAGGCTCGGCCTTGAGGAATCCAAGCTAGGGCGAATTGAGCTGCTCGAGCTTCGTCGCCGCCTTGCTCGCTGCTCTGAAGGATCGGCAGGATGCAGTCCAGTGTACTTGGCGAATATATTAAGGACATCAGTCAAAGACAACACTCCACTCAATTTCCCAGAGAGGTGTGCACCAGGCATGGCGGACGCAGGCACTGCACCAGAAGGCACCGCCGATGTAGGCGTTGCCATCGGAGCTTGAGGCGTGCTGACCACGCCATGCGGCCCCATCAAAGGAGTAGCTGGAGCTGATGGCGAGGGTGAGGCAGATTCCACCACCCACATGCGATGTGAACGTGTAGCAACCAGTTTGGCGACGGTATGAGCAAGAGTAGAATACGTGTTCACGAAGAAAACGGGAAACGTATCTCGACCTTTCTCTACACCCCGCTCATTCAAAATAACGGATATGAAATGCATGCACGATCCGTCAAGGAGAGGTGCACTAGATGCAGATGTAAGATGGCGGACATCTTTGGTTGAGATATTGCCAACCACATTCtggccattgtcgacgaCTGCAACACTGGTTAATCCTTCGTTATTCATGAGGATAAGGGCCTCCGCAAGAGGAGCATCCGAACTGTGTGTTTGGTTAGCTTTGGTGTTCGAGTTTCCATTTTCCGGAGGATACAAAGGGAAATGGGACATCACTGACTTGACAGAGATAACTTGTTGTGTTCCTACACCCAGATCTCGGAGCATGATAGGGTACAAGCGGTCAACGGCAGGAAAATTGACACCCTCATTCCAGAAAAAATCAACCATCAAGAGCTGACTCATAATTCCTACGACATTGCCGAGTGAATTGGTAATAAGAATGCGATGAATTCCACTTCCTAGTATTTCGATAGCTTGAGCCAGGTTGCCATTAGACGGAAGTCCAACGAGTGGTTCTTGTCTACACAGGGGTTGTATTTGTCGCATAGAGATATTCTTCCCCTCCCGAGCGTTAAGCATTATATCGTTATACAGCTCAACTTGATGTGTCTCGGGCTTTGAGAGGCCAACAACGACTAGAAGGTAAGCGTTGAGATCTGAGTAGTCAAAGGTGGCCACAGCAGCGGGCAAAGAGCTGGATTCTCGCACAAGGACTACATTTGTTTTGCTTTTCAACAAGGCCTATGTTGGTGGTTAGCGATTGCAATTAGTTGGGAGGCAGCACTGCGATTCAGTCAGGATAACAAGGACAACCGCGTACCATTGTAGCCTCTTCCACACTACTGTCCATGTCAACCCATTTCACATCGTCCGGTGAAACTAGCTCTCCGACTGTTATTTCGACCCATTCCTTTCCAGCAAACTTGGGGTTTGTATGCCTTTGCCCCGATGGTGGATGGTTCAACAGCTCTTGAACTGCCGCCTGAGTAAAAGAAGGGTGTCGGTGGCGGGGAGATGGAGGAACATTTCGGAGGTTCTCTGCAAAACTTTGCCGGTGTGCAGACTTGTTCATATTGCTTAGTGACGGTGTTCTCTGTGGCGGACCTTCGTGATTAGAACCGCCGGCATGGCTCGGGTCAACGCTTGCTAGTCTCGGGGAGCCAGAATCTCCTGAGGCTTCCCCCCTTCCTCGGACGGAGCCAGAAGAAGGATCCATGGGCAAAAGGCAGTCCCGGGTTGATGAACTCTACGGCCGTCTAGAGTTGGACAAGGTGTCGGGCAAGGTGTTGTTATAGGTGAAGTTTGGCGCGATAATATCTCACCTGGAGCAACTTCGACCaccatgtatgtatggagGGTTCAACAAAGCGGGATCACTATAAGATTGCGGGACGATGGGAAGGCGTCGGAGCTTTGTGTTGCAGGTCACTGGATTGTGTCTAATAGGAGCTTTATGAGTCCTTTAATGGTATATCGGGTTGTCGGGACTAGCAGCTAGCTATCCGAAGACGTCGATGAGGACCGGTCTGTGGCGGGGGTGGGGATAAAATTACAGTTTGCGGTGACGTCGCCAATGGGAGCCGCGGTTAGTCAGGACTGGGCACCCACGGTACCAGACCCTACTTAGAGGTACCTTGGTCGCTGCATATGTACAAGTAGGTTTGCTCCAGGCGTGTCAGGCACTTAAGCAGGCAATGTGTTGTTTATACTCCAAGCAGAATTAATTATATGGTGCCAAATACTCTGCTATGGTGTGCTACTGGCAGTGATTTtatggtacggagtagatcaAGCTACCTTACCTGTAGCGGAACTAAAACAAGCTTGTTGCAGACCATTGCTCTCCAAACATCAATTATGCCAACTTCTAGCAAACTGTGTCACCACCAGGCCGCCACCTCAATGCTG from Metarhizium brunneum chromosome 2, complete sequence includes these protein-coding regions:
- the SDS23 gene encoding Protein SDS23, which codes for MDPSSGSVRGRGEASGDSGSPRLASVDPSHAGGSNHEGPPQRTPSLSNMNKSAHRQSFAENLRNVPPSPRHRHPSFTQAAVQELLNHPPSGQRHTNPKFAGKEWVEITVGELVSPDDVKWVDMDSSVEEATMALLKSKTNVVLVRESSSLPAAVATFDYSDLNAYLLVVVGLSKPETHQVELYNDIMLNAREGKNISMRQIQPLCRQEPLVGLPSNGNLAQAIEILGSGIHRILITNSLGNVVGIMSQLLMVDFFWNEGVNFPAVDRLYPIMLRDLGVGTQQVISVNSDAPLAEALILMNNEGLTSVAVVDNGQNVVGNISTKDVRHLTSASSAPLLDGSCMHFISVILNERGVEKGRDTFPVFFVNTYSTLAHTVAKLVATRSHRMWVVESASPSPSAPATPLMGPHGVVSTPQAPMATPTSAVPSGAVPASAMPGAHLSGKLSGVLSLTDVLNIFAKYTGLHPADPSEQRARRRRSSSSSIRPSLDSSRPSLDFRH